From a single Sulfolobus sp. E5-1-F genomic region:
- the glcS gene encoding glucose ABC transporter substrate-binding protein GlcS yields MKRKYPYSLAKGLTSTQIAIIVAVIVIVIIIGVVAGLVLNKSPSTTPVTTTITSTFTTTTTIPTTTTSTPSNTVVFYTWWGGGDGGEALSQIIPAVKQYIGLQMQTYSIPGAGGTNAKYAILALIQAGKPPAAFQVHYGPEMISYVEAAPNGINTFVNMTPYLAQWGLLNNAVYAVLQAGAYNGTLLSVPINVHRGAVLYVNAQLLREYNLPFPYNFSTLVYDTVQLASHGVSPWIIPGGDGGWDQFNVWEDIFLYLAGPQMYNEMIYGTLNFSNPTVQKLINETNYWFLNFTSYNYPGWQSMSWEQGFALLAQGKVAFQANGNWVTNYASYINVSVYPPLPQYISNSSVSVIETPFPGTQNYYALVIDTIGIPVGPQEQQALQLAHFWSSYQGQEVWTKYKAVTYYKNGTDWYAQPAQWYDYQQLLNTSEQNFVYQLSDGGVFDDVFAQLDSGLLTLQQVGKVGLSAWNSTLVSSMQQEQSEWLAAAKLGLGYLGFPGHPFAGYYPPWVTNPSAYGLKNTTQEKSNSILLFLLPFLALPPAITSNYRKYYF; encoded by the coding sequence ATGAAAAGGAAATATCCTTACAGTTTAGCAAAAGGATTAACATCTACCCAAATCGCAATAATAGTAGCCGTAATCGTAATAGTGATAATAATAGGAGTAGTTGCAGGTCTCGTACTAAATAAAAGTCCTTCTACGACTCCTGTAACTACTACAATAACGAGCACATTTACTACAACTACTACAATACCCACTACAACAACGTCAACCCCTAGCAATACAGTGGTCTTCTATACATGGTGGGGTGGAGGTGATGGAGGAGAAGCACTAAGCCAGATAATACCTGCAGTTAAACAATATATAGGCTTACAAATGCAAACATACTCTATTCCGGGAGCTGGAGGTACAAATGCAAAGTATGCTATCTTAGCCCTTATCCAAGCTGGTAAGCCTCCCGCTGCATTTCAAGTACATTATGGACCAGAAATGATAAGTTATGTTGAGGCTGCTCCCAATGGTATAAACACTTTTGTAAATATGACTCCTTATTTAGCCCAATGGGGACTACTTAATAACGCGGTCTACGCAGTATTACAAGCTGGAGCTTATAATGGTACATTATTATCCGTACCAATTAACGTACATAGGGGAGCAGTTCTTTATGTAAATGCTCAATTATTAAGGGAATATAATTTACCGTTCCCCTACAACTTTAGTACTCTCGTATATGATACTGTACAACTAGCTAGTCACGGTGTGAGTCCATGGATTATACCTGGTGGAGACGGTGGATGGGATCAATTTAACGTATGGGAGGACATATTCCTATACTTAGCTGGACCACAAATGTACAATGAAATGATATATGGCACATTAAACTTTAGTAACCCAACGGTTCAAAAGCTAATAAATGAAACAAACTACTGGTTCTTGAATTTCACCAGTTATAACTATCCAGGTTGGCAATCTATGTCATGGGAACAAGGATTTGCACTGCTAGCTCAAGGTAAAGTAGCATTTCAAGCTAATGGAAATTGGGTAACTAATTACGCAAGTTATATAAATGTTTCAGTTTATCCTCCGTTACCCCAATACATAAGCAACTCAAGTGTTTCTGTAATTGAGACGCCATTCCCAGGTACACAGAATTACTATGCGTTAGTGATAGATACGATCGGTATACCTGTAGGTCCTCAAGAACAGCAAGCTTTACAACTAGCCCATTTCTGGTCCTCATATCAAGGGCAGGAGGTCTGGACGAAATACAAAGCAGTAACCTATTATAAGAATGGTACGGATTGGTATGCTCAACCAGCACAATGGTATGATTATCAGCAATTACTAAATACGTCGGAGCAAAACTTCGTTTATCAGCTCTCTGATGGTGGAGTATTTGATGACGTTTTCGCCCAACTAGATTCAGGGTTGCTAACTTTACAGCAAGTTGGCAAGGTTGGATTATCTGCTTGGAACTCCACATTAGTATCTTCAATGCAACAAGAACAAAGCGAATGGTTAGCTGCAGCTAAATTAGGATTAGGATATTTAGGATTCCCTGGTCATCCTTTCGCTGGGTACTACCCACCATGGGTTACAAATCCATCAGCATATGGGCTAAAGAACACTACGCAAGAGAAAAGTAATAGTATACTACTATTCTTGCTCCCATTCTTAGCATTACCCCCTGCAATTACAAGTAATTATAGGAAATATTATTTTTAA
- a CDS encoding ABC transporter substrate-binding protein: protein MKDKYRRAISTTNAIIIAVVVIILIVVGVVAYFQQMGSHVPTPSSSTTSQSSVSSTSQSQSTTQQVIKIGALLPLTGQLSSVGAEAQQVLMYAQDQANSLLKQLGVNMQVQVVIEDTATNPQTALSDLQTLYSQGVKLVIGPFSSGELRQIMSYAESNGIMLFSPSSTSPALATPDRINGTIFRDVPNDTYQGAVIANIMYQQGIRAIAVIWRGILMVMD from the coding sequence ATGAAAGATAAATATAGAAGAGCAATATCGACAACCAACGCAATAATAATAGCAGTTGTAGTAATAATATTGATAGTAGTAGGTGTAGTAGCATATTTTCAGCAGATGGGAAGTCATGTCCCTACACCAAGTTCTTCTACGACTAGCCAATCCTCTGTATCCTCAACCTCTCAATCTCAAAGTACCACACAACAAGTTATTAAAATTGGGGCTCTATTGCCACTTACGGGTCAACTATCTTCAGTTGGAGCTGAGGCACAACAAGTTTTAATGTACGCACAAGATCAAGCCAATTCTCTTCTTAAACAATTAGGTGTGAATATGCAAGTACAAGTGGTAATAGAGGATACGGCAACTAATCCACAGACTGCCCTTTCTGATTTGCAGACTTTATACTCCCAAGGAGTTAAGCTAGTAATTGGACCATTTTCAAGTGGTGAATTGAGGCAAATAATGTCTTATGCTGAAAGTAATGGCATAATGCTCTTCTCCCCATCATCAACTTCTCCTGCGTTAGCAACACCAGATAGGATTAACGGAACTATATTTAGGGATGTACCTAATGATACCTATCAAGGGGCCGTAATAGCAAACATAATGTATCAGCAAGGTATTAGGGCAATAGCAGTAATATGGAGGGGGATACTTATGGTGATGGATTAG
- a CDS encoding ABC transporter ATP-binding protein, whose translation MYFLSLLKLDSVSKYFGGIRALDNVTLEVEHSKFTLLIGPNGSGKSTLINVVTGVYKPDFGSIFLEKTNITGKKPHEMYKLGIIRTFQNPQIFPNLSVLDNVILGVSPIRGESIFKSLFRPFWIKEEEELADKAYNILKIVKLDRLWDRPARELSGGQLKLLEIARALMTKPKLLIMDEPLAGVTPQLAKELLNILTDLKKNIGIFVVEHRLDIVANYADYVYAMFMGKVIAKGSVNDVLNNPTVIDAYLG comes from the coding sequence GTGTATTTTTTGTCTCTTCTTAAATTGGATTCCGTTTCTAAGTATTTTGGAGGTATTAGGGCTTTGGATAATGTAACATTGGAGGTCGAACATTCCAAATTCACTTTACTTATTGGACCTAACGGAAGTGGAAAGTCGACTTTAATTAACGTCGTGACTGGCGTTTATAAGCCAGATTTTGGAAGTATTTTTCTTGAAAAAACAAATATAACTGGAAAGAAACCTCACGAGATGTATAAATTAGGTATTATTAGGACTTTTCAAAACCCCCAGATTTTTCCTAACTTATCAGTTTTAGATAACGTAATATTAGGCGTATCCCCAATAAGGGGTGAATCAATATTTAAATCTCTATTTAGACCGTTTTGGATTAAGGAAGAGGAAGAATTGGCCGATAAGGCATATAACATCTTAAAGATCGTGAAACTTGATAGGTTATGGGATAGACCAGCAAGGGAGTTGAGTGGAGGACAGTTGAAGTTACTGGAAATTGCGAGAGCGCTAATGACCAAGCCTAAGCTTTTGATTATGGATGAGCCATTAGCTGGAGTGACCCCTCAATTGGCAAAGGAACTCTTGAATATTCTTACGGATCTAAAGAAGAATATAGGTATTTTTGTTGTAGAGCACAGACTAGATATAGTGGCTAATTATGCTGATTACGTTTATGCCATGTTCATGGGTAAAGTAATAGCTAAAGGCTCAGTTAACGATGTACTTAATAATCCCACTGTAATAGACGCATATCTAGGGTGA
- a CDS encoding ABC transporter ATP-binding protein, translating to MLETVKLNAGYGKLQILFDVDFIANREQIVTIVGPNGSGKSTFLKTLIGLTNVLSGKILFEGDDITRFPPYKRSRKGLVYVAQIDNVFRSLTVEENFKLASYNLSESEYNERMEIIFTLFSQIKDILKRKVYQLSGGQRQMVAISLALLRKPKILLLDEPTAQLAPKIANEVFKKIVEIRDLTEVGIILVEQNAKKALEIADNAYLFTSGRVLFRGKPLELLSNPELGRIFLGLGV from the coding sequence ATGTTAGAGACGGTTAAACTTAATGCTGGTTATGGAAAATTACAGATCTTATTCGACGTGGATTTTATTGCAAACAGGGAGCAGATCGTAACTATAGTTGGACCAAATGGAAGTGGAAAGTCCACATTTCTTAAGACTCTAATAGGTTTAACGAATGTATTATCAGGAAAAATATTATTTGAGGGAGACGATATAACTAGGTTTCCTCCTTATAAGAGATCGAGGAAAGGATTAGTTTACGTGGCACAAATTGATAATGTCTTTAGATCGTTAACAGTAGAGGAGAATTTCAAATTAGCCTCTTATAATCTATCTGAAAGTGAATACAACGAGAGGATGGAGATAATATTCACATTATTTAGCCAAATTAAAGACATTTTAAAAAGAAAAGTGTATCAGTTAAGCGGAGGGCAAAGACAGATGGTAGCCATATCATTAGCGTTGTTAAGAAAACCTAAGATACTCCTACTTGATGAACCTACTGCACAGCTAGCTCCTAAAATCGCTAACGAGGTCTTCAAAAAGATTGTTGAGATAAGGGATTTGACTGAGGTAGGGATAATATTAGTAGAACAAAACGCTAAGAAAGCACTTGAGATAGCCGATAATGCCTATTTGTTCACAAGTGGAAGGGTTCTTTTTAGAGGTAAACCATTAGAACTTTTGTCAAATCCCGAATTAGGAAGAATCTTCTTAGGTTTAGGGGTTTAG
- a CDS encoding branched-chain amino acid ABC transporter permease, giving the protein MIDPLIINTIVYGSILGLSSLSLTLTYLTTKVPNFAHGIFLLFGSYMTFTIAEVLKQNPYFSLPIAFLLGGAIALIQYYGVLLPLSMRGGGLVSQMVATLAFSILLYGGLNAYASYLGYVYNVQSRDVTLGFLDYQIGGGIRAVFLVSIILTIAFILSLYLFLNKTRLGISIRATVENSSLAESMGINTKLVKAISWFLAGGIASAAGSLYPLQFVFSPTLAYTILLSIFAASVLGGLMSLFGGFIGGFIEGFIEKYVMAELSIYLSPVIGVSPFVINQYSTLVPLIVVAVVLLIAPNGIMGMRVK; this is encoded by the coding sequence ATGATAGATCCTCTAATTATAAATACAATAGTTTATGGTTCAATTCTTGGCCTATCGAGTCTTTCTCTAACTTTAACTTACTTAACAACTAAGGTACCCAATTTCGCTCACGGTATCTTTCTGTTATTTGGCTCTTATATGACCTTTACCATAGCCGAGGTCTTAAAACAGAATCCATATTTCTCATTACCTATTGCCTTCTTATTAGGTGGGGCAATAGCATTAATCCAATACTATGGAGTATTGCTACCCTTAAGTATGAGAGGGGGTGGTTTAGTGTCGCAAATGGTTGCTACTCTAGCCTTTTCAATATTACTATATGGAGGACTAAACGCATATGCAAGCTATCTTGGCTACGTATATAATGTACAATCTAGGGATGTAACACTAGGATTCCTAGATTACCAAATAGGAGGAGGGATTAGAGCAGTTTTCCTAGTTTCCATCATTTTAACAATAGCGTTTATACTCTCACTTTACCTCTTTTTGAATAAGACTAGATTAGGTATATCCATTAGAGCCACAGTTGAAAACTCCTCATTAGCTGAAAGCATGGGTATAAACACGAAACTTGTTAAGGCAATTTCTTGGTTTTTGGCTGGAGGTATAGCAAGTGCTGCTGGCTCCTTATATCCTTTACAATTCGTATTTTCACCCACGCTAGCGTACACAATATTATTGAGCATATTCGCAGCAAGCGTACTGGGAGGTTTAATGAGCCTATTTGGTGGGTTTATAGGTGGGTTTATAGAAGGGTTCATTGAGAAATACGTAATGGCTGAATTATCGATATATTTATCTCCAGTTATAGGAGTAAGTCCTTTTGTTATTAACCAATACTCAACATTAGTACCACTCATAGTAGTTGCAGTAGTACTATTAATAGCGCCAAATGGAATTATGGGAATGAGGGTGAAATGA
- a CDS encoding branched-chain amino acid ABC transporter permease, with translation MAVDISSLILAIILDFSVYLMVVISLNVEIGLTGVPNFGRVLAYAGGAFIAGAIPGRILQLIYGLHGDYILNNPSIVAEINDKLFEQPLMALAILILTLILAGIVGAVLGYISSYPALRLREDYLGILLLVAGTSLVIIGITYPPIVGGTVGVQVPAVFNALLGQGSSLYYKISIVLLAFSLVMLLLFNLISNSPMGRVLRAVRENEDLVEVLGRDIGVIRGKAMALGGFLAGVAGSLYAFYIGSVFASAFDNLTWSFNPYLMLVLGGAGTSIGAMLGALIYSTLYHIIDLYKQTIGYYLHFDAVWLQYMLFGLILTIILIIRPQGIMVEKAKPLVRPKVKDKET, from the coding sequence ATGGCAGTAGATATTTCCTCTCTTATTTTAGCCATAATCCTTGACTTCTCAGTATACTTAATGGTTGTAATATCGTTAAATGTAGAAATAGGATTAACTGGAGTTCCAAATTTTGGTAGAGTCCTAGCGTATGCTGGAGGAGCTTTTATAGCTGGAGCAATACCAGGGAGGATTTTACAATTAATATATGGACTTCACGGTGATTATATCCTTAATAATCCCTCTATAGTAGCAGAGATAAACGATAAATTGTTTGAACAACCATTAATGGCTCTTGCAATTTTAATTCTTACCTTAATCCTAGCTGGGATAGTTGGAGCTGTCTTGGGCTATATTTCATCTTATCCTGCCTTAAGATTAAGAGAGGACTACTTGGGAATACTATTATTGGTAGCTGGGACTTCACTAGTAATAATAGGGATTACTTACCCACCAATAGTTGGAGGTACAGTAGGTGTTCAAGTTCCCGCTGTATTTAACGCACTTCTAGGTCAAGGATCTAGTTTATATTACAAGATATCAATAGTGCTGTTAGCGTTCTCATTAGTGATGCTTCTTCTATTCAACTTAATATCGAACTCCCCAATGGGAAGAGTGCTTAGAGCTGTCAGAGAAAATGAGGATCTAGTAGAAGTTCTAGGTAGAGATATAGGTGTGATTAGAGGTAAGGCAATGGCATTAGGAGGATTTCTAGCCGGTGTAGCTGGATCGCTCTACGCTTTTTATATAGGCTCAGTTTTTGCAAGCGCATTCGATAATTTAACGTGGTCGTTTAACCCATATTTAATGTTAGTATTAGGAGGTGCAGGGACTTCAATAGGCGCAATGCTAGGAGCTCTAATCTATTCCACATTATATCACATTATCGATCTATACAAACAAACAATAGGGTATTATCTGCATTTCGATGCAGTATGGTTACAATATATGCTATTTGGACTTATACTAACAATAATCCTTATAATAAGACCTCAAGGTATTATGGTAGAAAAAGCCAAGCCATTAGTAAGACCTAAAGTTAAGGACAAGGAAACCTAA
- a CDS encoding putative metallopeptidase, which produces MIKYVRSRDGENLLRDIVTVLGLDYINLDRVRVVYSYGAKSKAIARIWAVPKIVLETFNLEPLYVIELVSDRFSRLSNEDRIKVMIHEILHIPYKFSGGLRAHGRKVNSKEVNKLYKKYIKLKEKGS; this is translated from the coding sequence ATGATAAAGTATGTTAGGTCAAGAGACGGTGAAAATTTATTAAGAGACATCGTTACTGTTCTCGGGTTAGACTATATTAATTTAGATAGGGTAAGAGTTGTGTATTCTTATGGAGCTAAATCTAAGGCAATAGCTAGAATTTGGGCAGTTCCCAAAATTGTACTTGAAACTTTTAATTTAGAACCCCTCTACGTAATAGAACTAGTTTCAGATAGATTTAGTAGGTTGTCTAATGAGGATAGAATTAAAGTAATGATTCACGAAATACTTCATATCCCATACAAGTTTAGTGGTGGGTTAAGAGCTCATGGAAGGAAGGTGAATAGTAAAGAAGTTAATAAGCTATATAAAAAATATATTAAATTAAAAGAAAAAGGTAGTTAA
- a CDS encoding creatininase family protein: MKLIEITRDEIRSDLVGLVPVGSIEQHGPHLPMGTDSIISEYVASKAEEKLKDRVLLFPTVYYGVSLEHKGFPFVSLSFQTTISFFNDLLESIFKDLGLRRIIVVNGHGGNSYFLPLVQREFNMKHNDAKVIIFNTFSEEEKLRFNVNDLHAGTIETSKIYAIDKTMVRLNKIEDIRSYEVKDNVFVLYSAIEANKFGVLNDGKPIRIDEELGKKILNETVDKLIWLILNFKV, encoded by the coding sequence ATGAAATTAATAGAAATAACAAGGGATGAGATAAGGAGTGATCTAGTGGGTTTAGTGCCGGTTGGAAGCATCGAACAACATGGTCCTCATTTACCAATGGGTACTGATAGTATAATCTCGGAATATGTAGCTTCTAAAGCTGAGGAAAAATTAAAGGATAGGGTTTTACTCTTCCCCACCGTTTATTATGGCGTATCTTTAGAACACAAAGGTTTTCCTTTCGTCTCATTATCCTTTCAAACCACAATTTCGTTCTTTAATGACTTACTAGAAAGCATTTTCAAGGATCTAGGATTAAGGAGGATAATCGTAGTTAATGGGCATGGCGGAAATTCCTATTTCCTTCCACTAGTTCAAAGGGAATTTAATATGAAACATAACGATGCTAAGGTAATAATTTTTAATACATTCAGTGAAGAGGAGAAACTTCGATTTAACGTAAACGACCTTCATGCGGGTACCATAGAGACATCAAAAATATACGCAATAGATAAAACAATGGTGAGGTTAAATAAAATAGAAGACATAAGAAGTTATGAGGTTAAAGATAACGTATTTGTACTTTATTCAGCAATTGAGGCTAATAAGTTCGGAGTATTGAATGACGGCAAACCGATTCGAATTGATGAAGAACTTGGAAAGAAGATCTTAAATGAAACTGTAGATAAATTAATATGGTTAATATTGAACTTTAAGGTATGA
- a CDS encoding AAA family ATPase, which yields MSTVSSNNSSILIGLSSNTIQLILEIILTILFFLVPLIFWVYFSRRMMIGNTTKNRRPKVYIPNIRWDEIYDLKDVKIRLEELAKMVQEGRAYGVILFGPPGTGKTTIAKALANKLGWAFFELRPSKILSKWYGESELLLDSFFDQVEMNTPAVVFIDELDSLAMSRQSDLHEVTHRLVNIMLMRLQDLHDKSLRVLIIGATNVPQEIDEAFLRPGRFDEVIYVALPDEKSREEIWRGYIKREDVNYSLLAKKSERFSPADIKNVVDKVMSKNNSPKTEDFLREIENYKPSIQLSTIIKFENIARKYERNKLIIKTYGVPNISWNDLGDLEEVKRIIRESIVLPITNKEFAEKLGIYPVKGILLYGPPGTGKTSIAKALANDLRFNFIELSGEEVSSAGPLDAPKIIAEKFYIALDNAPAIIFIDEIDMIARNRMANEWRNALTELLRQMDGLREIHNVIVVGATNRPWDLDPAILRAGRFDKIIYIPPPNKEGREKVLEVLIRDLTVSRDVISKVAELTENYTPADLKLVVEEVKRNLLREASINGNLRTEVKLEDFMDVLKRVKASLDRQTLMMYEKFGFERR from the coding sequence ATGTCGACAGTGTCTTCTAATAACTCTAGTATACTGATAGGATTGAGCAGTAATACTATTCAGTTGATCTTGGAGATAATACTAACAATACTATTTTTCCTTGTTCCACTAATTTTCTGGGTTTATTTCTCTAGGAGGATGATGATAGGAAATACTACTAAAAATAGAAGACCTAAAGTTTATATTCCTAATATTAGATGGGATGAAATATATGATTTAAAAGATGTTAAAATAAGATTGGAAGAATTAGCTAAAATGGTTCAAGAGGGAAGGGCATACGGAGTAATACTCTTTGGTCCACCTGGAACTGGTAAAACAACAATTGCGAAGGCTCTAGCAAATAAATTAGGCTGGGCTTTCTTTGAGTTGAGACCAAGCAAAATATTAAGTAAGTGGTATGGTGAGAGTGAACTATTGTTAGATAGTTTCTTCGATCAAGTAGAAATGAACACACCAGCTGTTGTGTTTATAGACGAATTGGATAGCCTAGCTATGAGTAGGCAGAGTGATCTGCATGAAGTTACTCATAGGTTAGTAAATATAATGTTAATGAGACTTCAAGATTTACACGATAAGAGCTTAAGGGTGTTAATAATCGGAGCGACAAATGTACCTCAAGAAATTGATGAAGCGTTTTTAAGACCAGGGAGATTTGACGAAGTAATCTACGTGGCTTTACCAGATGAGAAAAGTAGAGAGGAAATATGGAGGGGTTACATAAAGAGGGAAGACGTAAATTATTCCCTATTGGCTAAAAAGAGTGAAAGATTTTCTCCTGCAGATATTAAGAACGTTGTTGATAAGGTTATGAGTAAGAATAATAGTCCAAAAACTGAAGACTTTCTAAGAGAAATTGAGAATTACAAACCATCTATTCAACTTTCAACTATAATTAAATTTGAAAATATTGCTAGAAAATATGAAAGGAATAAACTAATAATAAAGACGTATGGTGTTCCTAACATTTCTTGGAATGATTTAGGAGATTTAGAGGAGGTTAAGAGGATAATAAGGGAGTCAATAGTATTACCCATAACCAATAAGGAGTTTGCCGAGAAATTGGGAATATATCCGGTTAAAGGCATACTCCTATATGGCCCACCTGGGACTGGAAAAACTAGTATTGCTAAGGCCCTAGCTAATGACTTGAGGTTTAATTTCATAGAACTGTCTGGAGAGGAGGTAAGTAGTGCTGGTCCTCTAGATGCCCCAAAGATTATAGCTGAGAAATTCTATATTGCCCTAGATAACGCACCGGCAATTATATTCATTGATGAGATAGATATGATAGCGAGGAATAGAATGGCTAATGAATGGAGAAATGCCTTAACGGAATTATTAAGGCAAATGGATGGTTTAAGGGAAATCCATAACGTAATAGTGGTTGGTGCTACTAACAGACCTTGGGACTTAGACCCAGCAATATTGAGGGCTGGCAGATTCGATAAGATAATTTACATCCCTCCACCAAATAAGGAAGGAAGGGAAAAAGTATTAGAGGTGCTTATAAGAGATCTAACTGTAAGTAGAGATGTTATTTCAAAGGTTGCTGAACTTACCGAGAATTATACTCCAGCAGATTTAAAACTAGTTGTGGAGGAAGTAAAGAGGAATTTACTAAGAGAGGCGTCAATTAACGGTAATTTAAGAACTGAAGTAAAGTTAGAGGATTTCATGGATGTGTTAAAGAGAGTAAAGGCGAGCTTAGATAGACAGACATTAATGATGTATGAGAAGTTTGGATTTGAAAGAAGATAA